A window of Diabrotica virgifera virgifera chromosome 9, PGI_DIABVI_V3a contains these coding sequences:
- the LOC114329798 gene encoding probable peptidyl-tRNA hydrolase 2 isoform X1, with protein MFKSLISSLQPSKMVIILRTDINMGRGKLASQAAHAAVLLYQSSIESNNLHLKSWLATGQPKIVLKVETNCEEVLKDTYNKAKNLNLNTCLVRDAGRTQVDVACLTAVGIGPNKKSDIDEITSSFKLL; from the coding sequence atgtttaagTCCTTAATATCCAGTCTTCAACCTTCGAAAATGGTAATAATATTACGAACTGATATTAACATGGGAAGGGGCAAGCTAGCTTCCCAGGCAGCTCATGCAGCTGTATTACTGTATCAGTCATCAATAGAAAGTAACAATCTGCATTTAAAATCGTGGTTAGCAACAGGACAACCTAAGATAGTTTTAAAAGTAGAGACGAACTGTGAAGAGGTGCTTAAAGATACCTACAACAAAGCAAAGAATTTGAACTTAAACACTTGCTTGGTTAGAGATGCAGGGAGAACTCAAGTGGATGTAGCGTGCTTAACTGCTGTTGGTATAGGACCCAATAAAAAATCGGATATTGATgaaattacaagtagttttaaaTTATTGTGA
- the LOC114329798 gene encoding cytochrome c oxidase assembly factor 4 homolog, mitochondrial isoform X2, with the protein MEDCEPCKRREMSSGHGNQELTDPVEEMLKKTGCINLHYKVQDCISETKDWRQCQSQVTEFRRCMQEHQESKIKTGSQKT; encoded by the exons ATGGAAGATTGCGAACCCTGTAAACGCAGAGAAATGTCTTCAGGACATGGCAATCAAGAACTTACAGATCCTGTGGAGGAAATGCTGAAAAAGACCGGTTGTATTAATCTGCATTATAAAGTACAG GACTGCATATCAGAAACTAAAGATTGGAGGCAGTGTCAAAGTCAAGTAACCGAGTTCAGGAGGTGTATGCAAGAACATCAAGaatcaaaaattaaaactggCTCCCAAAAAACCTAA